From Pagrus major chromosome 18, Pma_NU_1.0, a single genomic window includes:
- the LOC141013336 gene encoding gap junction alpha-3 protein-like: MGDWNLLGKLLEKAQEHSTVVGKVWLTVLFIFRILILSAATEKVWGDEQSGFTCDTKQPGCENVCYDITFPISHVRFWVLQIIFVSTPTLIYLGHILHLVRMEDKQREKEKEHAQHPDKQVLIGDHKHKKALVRDEKGRVRLRGELLRTYVFNVIFKTLFEVGFIVAQYLLYGFELKPMYTCDRPPCPNVVNCYISRPTEKTIFIIFMLGVASVSLFLNLVEIYHLGFTKCSQGLTFRRRLHGSGVVPKEPSEASVPFAPSYDDYFHQVQPTYPPVPGYNLSPLSDGTDSSFHPYHSKAAYKQNKDNLAVERSSSKPEECDLKGKTGAGSAPGSPTQARPGRSAKHSNNKTRIDDLKI, translated from the coding sequence ATGGGGGACTGGAACCTGCTGGGAAAGCTTCTAGAAAAAGCCCAGGAGCACTCCACCGTGGTGGGCAAGGTGTGGCTCACTGTCCTCTTTATCTTCCGCATCCTGATCCTGAGCGCCGCCACAGAGAAGGTGTGGGGCGACGAGCAGTCGGGCTTCACCTGTGACACCAAGCAGCCCGGTTGCGAGAATGTCTGCTACGACATCACATTCCCCATCTCCCACGTCCGCTTCTGGGTGCTTCAGATCATCTTTGTGTCCACGCCCACGTTGATCTACCTGGGACACATCCTCCATCTGGTGCGAATGGAGGATaagcagagggagaaggagaaggaacatgCACAACATCCAGACAAGCAGGTCCTTATTGGGGATCATAAGCACAAAAAGGCTCTGGTGAGGGACGAGAAGGGACGAGTGCGCCTGCGGGGGGAGCTCTTGCGCACATATGTCTTTAATGTGATCTTTAAGACCCTGTTTGAGGTGGGCTTTATTGTGGCTCAATACCTTTTGTACGGCTTTGAGCTGAAGCCCATGTACACATGTGACAGACCACCCTGCCCCAACGTGGTGAACTGCTACATATCCCGTCCCACAGAGAAAACcattttcatcatcttcatGCTGGGAGTTGCCAGTGTGTCTCTGTTCCTAAACCTTGTAGAGATCTACCACCTGGGCTTCACCAAGTGCAGCCAGGGCCTCACCTTCAGGAGACGTCTACATGGCTCTGGGGTTGTCCCCAAGGAGCCAAGTGAGGCCTCGGTGCCGTTTGCACCAAGCTACGACGATTACTTCCACCAAGTCCAGCCGACCTACCCGCCTGTCCCCGGCTACAACCTCTCCCCTCTGTCTGACGGCACAGACTCGTCCTTCCACCCGTACCACAGCAAGGCGGCCTACAAACAGAATAAAGACAACTTGGCTGTGGAAAGGAGCAGCAGCAAGCCGGAGGAATGTGACCTGAAAGGAAAGACGGGAGCAGGATCAGCCCCTGGGTCACCTACGCAGGCCAGGCCCGGCCGCAGTGccaaacacagcaacaacaagacTAGAATAGACGATCTGAAGATATGA
- the LOC141012804 gene encoding gap junction beta-1 protein-like: MNWGSFYAVISGVNRHSTGIGRVWLSVIFIFRILVLVVAAESVWGDEKSGFTCNTQQPGCNSVCYDQFFPISHIRLWALQLILVSTPALLVAMHVAHRRHIDKKILKRAGRSSPKELEHIKNQKFQITGALWWTYMISIIFRIIFEVAFLYIFYMIYPDFKMVRLVKCDSYPCPNTVDCFVSRPTEKTIFTVFMLAVSGVCVLLNLAEVVYLIGRACKRCLRGSDEESKAAWISQRLSSYRQNEINQLIADHSLKSKFTVTKKSPIEKGERCSAF, translated from the coding sequence ATGAACTGGGGGTCCTTTTATGCCGTGATCAGCGGCGTAAACAGGCACTCTACTGGCATCGGACGCGTTTGGCTGTctgtcatcttcatcttccGTATCCTGGTCCTGGTGGTTGCTGCTGAGAGTGTTTGGGGAGATGAGAAGTCTGGCTTCACCTGCAACACCCAACAGCCAGGATGCAACAGCGTCTGCTACGACCAGTTCTTCCCCATCTCACACATTCGCCTGTGGGCGCTCCAGCTCATCCTGGTGTCCACCCCCGCCCTGCTGGTGGCCATGCATGTGGCCCACCGGCGCCACATCGACAAGAAGATCCTGAAGAGGGCGGGCCGCAGCAGCCCCAAGGAGCTGGAACACATCAAGAACCAGAAGTTTCAGATCACTGGAGCTCTGTGGTGGACTTACATGATCAGCATCATCTTCAGAATCATCTTCGAGGTGGCTTTTCTCTACATCTTCTACATGATCTATCCTGACTTTAAGATGGTGCGTTTGGTAAAGTGTGACTCGTACCCATGCCCCAACACGGTGGACTGTTTTGTGTCCAGACCGACTGAAAAGACTATATTCACTGTGTTCATGCTGGCAGTGTCTGGGGTATGTGTGCTGCTTAACCTGGCCGAAGTGGTATACCTCATAGGCAGGGCCTGCAAACGGTGCTTGCGAGGTTCTGACGAAGAGTCCAAAGCAGCTTGGATCAGTCAAAGATTGTCTTCTTACAGGCAAAATGAAATCAATCAGCTGATAGCAGACCATTCGCTCAAGTCTAAGTTCACTGTGACCAAAAAGAGCCCGATTGAGAAGGGTGAAAGGTGTTCTGCTTTCTGA
- the vma21 gene encoding vacuolar ATPase assembly integral membrane protein vma21: MDGSVRAASDAAAGPPPYYRGNEGSLVSALKTLLFFTVLMVTLPIGLYFATKAYVFEGSMKMSSSDSYFYAAIVAVLAVHVVLALFVYVAWNEGTPKGKGKDD; the protein is encoded by the exons ATGGACGGATCCGTCAGAGCAGCTTCAGACGCCGCAGCCGGACCGCCGCCTTATTACAGAGG GAACGAAGGCTCCCTGGTTTCAGCCCTCAAGACACTGCTGTTCTTCACCGTCCTCATGGTCACGCTGCCCATTGGCCTCTACTTCGCCACGAAGGCGTACGTCTTTGAGG GTTCGATGAAGATGTCAAGCTCTGACAGCTACTTCTATGCAGCCATTGTCGCAGTGCTTGCCGTGCATGTGgttttggctttgtttgtttacGTGGCCTGGAACGAGGGCACGCCTAAAGGGAAGGGCAAAGACGATTAA